In Sporosarcina sp. PTS2304, a genomic segment contains:
- a CDS encoding restriction endonuclease subunit S, whose protein sequence is MLSKNIPKLRFLGYDNKWERLKLGEVCDVFQSGKNIKSHDILDEGMYPVFGGNGLRGYTNTYNYEGLYAFIGRQGALCGNVNIFQGKSFFTEHAIVVKASKENDTKFLFYLLEKMNLRQYSDQSAQPGLAVNKLIKLFAFIPIYEEQVKIGMFFERLDETIALQQQELTILKQTKQGFLQKMFPKEGEAVPEVRFPGFLDNWKVYKLADITKLITKGTTPKDKYSKGDVNLIKVENIDSYSGVITLTSKVSKEEHEGYLKRSQLKADDILFSIAGTLGRTSIVKEGILPANTNQALAIIRLKNGNTGFVETYLKGRTVEEYIKRNPTVGAQPNLSLAQLGNLTIKLPSSQEQEAISKFFKGIDKVISISQQELEALQQTKKAFLQKMFV, encoded by the coding sequence GTGTTAAGTAAAAATATCCCGAAACTAAGATTTTTAGGATACGACAATAAATGGGAGAGATTGAAATTAGGAGAAGTATGTGATGTTTTCCAAAGCGGAAAGAATATTAAGTCACATGATATTTTAGATGAAGGTATGTATCCTGTATTTGGTGGTAATGGACTTCGTGGATATACTAACACATATAATTATGAGGGACTGTATGCATTTATTGGAAGACAAGGCGCACTATGTGGAAACGTTAATATATTCCAGGGGAAATCTTTTTTTACGGAACATGCCATTGTGGTAAAAGCTAGCAAAGAAAATGATACAAAATTTTTGTTTTATCTTCTAGAGAAAATGAATCTCAGACAATACTCAGATCAATCTGCTCAACCAGGGTTGGCGGTTAATAAGCTTATAAAACTATTTGCTTTTATTCCTATTTATGAAGAACAAGTGAAAATTGGAATGTTTTTTGAAAGGTTAGATGAAACTATCGCTCTTCAACAACAAGAACTAACCATCCTCAAACAAACAAAACAAGGATTCTTGCAAAAGATGTTTCCAAAAGAAGGGGAAGCAGTGCCGGAAGTTCGGTTTCCAGGTTTCTTAGACAATTGGAAAGTATATAAGCTAGCTGATATAACAAAGTTAATTACAAAGGGAACAACTCCTAAAGATAAATATAGCAAGGGAGATGTGAACTTAATAAAAGTAGAAAATATTGACTCATATTCTGGTGTTATCACATTAACATCAAAAGTTTCAAAGGAGGAGCATGAAGGATACTTAAAGAGATCACAATTAAAAGCCGATGATATTTTATTCTCTATTGCTGGAACTCTGGGTAGAACATCTATTGTTAAAGAGGGAATACTCCCAGCCAATACAAATCAAGCATTAGCAATCATTAGATTGAAAAATGGAAATACGGGCTTTGTAGAAACATATCTAAAAGGAAGAACCGTAGAAGAATATATTAAAAGAAATCCAACAGTAGGAGCGCAACCTAATCTTTCTCTTGCGCAACTTGGAAACTTAACTATTAAACTTCCGAGTAGTCAGGAACAAGAGGCAATCAGTAAGTTTTTTAAAGGAATTGACAAAGTTATCTCTATAAGTCAACAAGAACTAGAAGCCCTGCAACAAACAAAAAAAGCATTCCTACAAAAGATGTTTGTCTAA
- a CDS encoding type I restriction endonuclease subunit R, translating to MTKIPHNDEEEVERRLIEVLGEGHNQWNYRPDLKSEDDLWKNLRQKIIQNNLAEIGGTPLTDAEFDTIKTELLLKTKTPFEAAKWLKGENGIARITIEREDVSIGAISLVLYSNQDIGGGISTYEVVHQIAKGKTSVDERDRRFDVTLLINGLPIVQIELKQATAKDGVYQAYNQIKKYAEEGLFRNNIFSTLQLFIISNEQTTRYFANAMPKDMHKKFVFSWRTTDNRKVDNLYEFVKQVLNIPDAHRLIANYTIVSEDQDNKALMVLHSYQIHAIEALFTSAMKHQSGYVWHATGSGKTLTSFVSTKLLAKKAGVDRTVMLIDRKDLDNQTTSEFTKFASEYNTGISSGTAKSNSLIVGTGSSKELSDTLLSSANSNTVIITTRQKLEAALRYAERQEEQKGSQRFKKLMGQHIVFIVDECHRALSAEGMEAIKKFFPNSTWFGFTGTPIFEENKKQAKGRLARTTRDQYGEVLHTYTIKNALDDGAVLGFQVEHEDTIEPVSLTNYIFAQLRAKEKYAALTDNEVNDEIDKMTGIERETYIEPSSYEQDEHIQKVLHKIFRPDNAYTKFDFENGRPQKSAILTTSSIAMAKRYYHAIKEMTRDPDWLTKEFAGHPIRTGRTIDDPDFPRVAITYSLQENEEDSKENQDEMKEIINDYNAYYGTSWSIEDINRYNGDINNRLARKRAEFKQLGKQVDLVIVVDRLLTGFDAPTVQTLFVDRNLSYANLIQAFSRTNRTYPGKKKGLIVTFRKPATMEYNVNEATKLYSQAQEETNLVYPSYKDSKKRFKKAHSSFTASVPNPESIDEHSPIEQRIEFVKAFQELNNAYEALVTYDDYNDDMEKSKALQDQVKVLEDYVGIYNTVKGSLTDEREPGNPDDDPDFSGIEFYGDNAIKLYDIDSTYIDRLLETYAANSPDIREEIEKALQKLNKSEVVKNVYTDILNAIDAKEVDEDEDIFAVKRRYFTSAYDEAIETQSNTWFVKEDQLHLSAIQYTVGSDTIPNIRGILDSKEFDKYKAKNPDAKPLKYGPEMKRDWIHVLNEVIVPLGDELR from the coding sequence ATGACGAAGATTCCTCATAACGATGAAGAAGAAGTGGAACGTCGCTTGATTGAAGTGTTGGGAGAAGGACATAATCAATGGAATTACCGTCCTGACCTCAAATCAGAAGATGACCTATGGAAGAACTTGCGGCAAAAAATTATTCAGAATAACTTAGCCGAGATCGGTGGCACCCCGTTGACCGATGCAGAGTTCGATACGATCAAGACCGAACTACTGCTGAAAACGAAGACGCCCTTTGAAGCGGCGAAGTGGCTGAAGGGGGAGAATGGCATTGCTCGTATTACGATTGAACGGGAAGATGTTTCGATCGGGGCGATATCGTTGGTTCTGTACTCCAATCAAGATATAGGTGGCGGGATCTCTACATACGAGGTCGTTCATCAGATTGCGAAGGGGAAAACGAGTGTAGACGAACGGGACCGACGATTTGATGTCACGTTATTGATCAATGGATTGCCGATCGTGCAAATCGAATTGAAACAAGCGACGGCGAAAGATGGCGTCTATCAAGCCTATAATCAAATCAAGAAGTATGCAGAAGAAGGATTGTTCCGTAATAACATCTTCTCTACTTTGCAGCTGTTTATCATATCGAATGAACAAACGACTCGCTACTTCGCGAATGCCATGCCGAAAGATATGCACAAGAAGTTCGTCTTCAGTTGGCGTACGACGGATAATCGGAAAGTGGACAATCTCTATGAGTTCGTCAAGCAAGTCCTCAATATACCGGACGCTCATCGGTTGATCGCGAACTATACGATCGTCAGTGAAGACCAGGACAACAAAGCGTTGATGGTGCTGCATTCGTATCAAATCCATGCGATCGAGGCGTTGTTCACGTCGGCAATGAAGCACCAATCAGGCTATGTCTGGCACGCGACAGGTTCTGGGAAGACGTTGACGAGCTTTGTATCGACCAAGCTACTCGCGAAAAAAGCGGGCGTGGATCGTACCGTCATGTTGATTGACAGGAAAGACTTGGACAATCAAACGACAAGTGAATTTACGAAGTTTGCGTCGGAATATAATACGGGCATTTCATCCGGTACGGCGAAGTCGAATAGTTTAATTGTCGGGACAGGCAGCTCCAAAGAGTTGAGTGATACATTGCTGTCGAGTGCCAATTCGAATACGGTCATTATCACAACGCGTCAAAAGTTGGAAGCGGCTTTGCGCTATGCGGAAAGACAAGAAGAACAAAAAGGATCGCAACGTTTCAAGAAACTGATGGGCCAACATATCGTGTTCATTGTCGATGAATGTCACCGGGCGTTAAGTGCTGAGGGAATGGAAGCGATCAAGAAATTCTTCCCGAACTCTACATGGTTCGGCTTTACTGGCACACCGATCTTTGAAGAGAACAAGAAACAAGCAAAAGGACGGTTGGCACGTACAACACGTGATCAGTACGGTGAAGTACTGCATACGTACACGATTAAAAATGCACTTGATGACGGAGCGGTATTGGGCTTTCAAGTCGAACACGAAGACACGATTGAACCGGTCTCGTTGACCAACTATATCTTTGCACAATTGCGCGCGAAAGAGAAATACGCAGCACTTACCGATAATGAAGTAAATGATGAAATCGATAAAATGACTGGAATCGAAAGAGAAACGTATATCGAACCTTCTTCTTATGAACAGGACGAGCATATTCAAAAGGTCTTGCATAAAATATTCCGCCCTGATAATGCCTATACAAAATTTGACTTTGAAAACGGAAGACCCCAGAAGTCTGCCATCTTGACGACTAGCTCAATCGCGATGGCGAAGCGTTACTATCATGCGATCAAAGAAATGACACGTGATCCGGATTGGCTGACGAAGGAGTTCGCTGGGCATCCGATTCGAACAGGTCGCACGATTGACGATCCTGACTTTCCACGAGTGGCCATCACGTATTCATTGCAGGAAAATGAAGAGGACTCTAAAGAGAATCAAGACGAGATGAAAGAAATCATCAACGATTACAATGCGTATTACGGAACGTCTTGGTCGATAGAAGATATTAATCGTTACAATGGCGATATCAACAACCGACTGGCGCGTAAGAGAGCCGAATTTAAACAGTTAGGTAAGCAAGTCGATTTAGTCATAGTCGTCGATCGACTGTTAACAGGATTTGATGCGCCTACGGTTCAAACGCTATTTGTCGATCGCAATCTTAGCTATGCGAACTTGATTCAAGCATTTTCCCGAACGAACCGAACGTATCCAGGGAAAAAGAAGGGCTTGATTGTCACATTCAGGAAGCCAGCGACGATGGAATACAATGTGAACGAAGCAACGAAACTGTATTCGCAAGCGCAGGAAGAAACTAATCTGGTGTATCCGTCATACAAAGACTCGAAGAAACGCTTCAAAAAAGCCCATTCGTCATTTACTGCATCAGTACCGAATCCTGAAAGTATCGACGAACATTCACCGATCGAACAACGTATTGAGTTCGTTAAAGCCTTCCAAGAGCTGAACAATGCTTATGAAGCATTGGTTACGTACGATGACTACAACGATGACATGGAGAAATCAAAAGCGCTTCAAGATCAAGTGAAAGTGCTGGAGGATTATGTAGGAATTTACAATACCGTAAAGGGTTCACTGACAGATGAAAGGGAACCAGGAAATCCCGATGACGATCCAGACTTTTCAGGAATCGAGTTCTATGGAGATAACGCGATCAAGTTGTATGACATCGACTCGACCTATATCGACCGCTTACTGGAAACCTACGCAGCGAACAGCCCGGACATCCGAGAAGAAATCGAAAAAGCCCTTCAGAAACTGAATAAGTCGGAGGTCGTGAAAAATGTCTATACGGATATTCTGAATGCCATCGACGCCAAGGAAGTAGACGAAGATGAAGATATTTTCGCAGTCAAGCGACGTTATTTCACATCGGCATATGACGAAGCGATAGAAACGCAATCGAATACATGGTTTGTGAAAGAGGATCAACTTCATTTATCGGCGATTCAGTATACTGTCGGATCAGATACTATACCGAATATCCGGGGGATTTTGGACAGTAAGGAATTCGATAAGTATAAAGCTAAAAATCCAGATGCAAAGCCGTTGAAGTATGGGCCGGAGATGAAGCGGGATTGGATTCATGTGTTGAATGAGGTGATTGTTCCTTTGGGGGATGAGTTGCGGTGA